In the Pan paniscus chromosome 19, NHGRI_mPanPan1-v2.0_pri, whole genome shotgun sequence genome, acacagtgggaccctatctctctcttctctctcttctctctctgtctctctctctctatatatatatatatgaatgtgagagagagagacatatatatatatatgcatgagagagagagacatattatatatatatgaatgtgaaTCTGCAGGACATGGGGTGAACGGTGAATGTGCAGCTGTGCACCATTTCCCAGAGTTGCCTgtgctccttttctttttttttttctcgagagacagagtctcactctgttgcccaggctggagtgcagtggtgtgatctcagcacactgcaacctccgcctccctggttcaagtgattctcgtgcctcagccacccaagtagctggaattacaggtgcacaccaccatgcccggctattttttgtatttttagtagagataggggtctcaccatgttggtcaagctggtctcgaattcctgggctcaagggatccacctgccttggcctcccaaagtactgggattacaggcgttagtcaccacgcccagccgatttTTCTACGTAGCATCTTGCTCTGAGAATTAGTGGTCCAGGAAGCACACTCTGGAAAAAGTCACAGCAGGAGACAGCCTCAAGTTTTCCAACTCTGTCACCATGGCACTGAAAAAGAGGAGCCAGACCAGGTAAGAGCAGCAGAGATGTGGTTATCAGGAAGAATGTACTGGTGCCAGAGAAGTGCTGGGACAGACGGTGGGGGAGCTGGGGACTCCTCTCTCCTCCAGCTTTCATACCCCGTGTGAGTGGGGTCCCTGTGGAAGGGGCATGAGTCCGCGATTCAGAAGAGCTGATTTGACTCTTGACTTTGCCACTCCCTTGCTGGGTGGCCTTGGTCAAGTCACCTGTCCTCTCTGAGCCTGGTATCTTTACTTGGATAATGATGGGATGTAGGCTATAAACCTGAGAATGTCTAAGAACCCTTCTGGCTCCAGGATTTTATGTCTATATGCATTTCGGCCAAAATGgggatgagaagaaaaaaagggaatcctaTCTAGAGCACAGTGTCTTCTAACCACGATTCCTGATTCTAGACTTGTTTTGGGGTGGTTTCCAAAGAGCTTCTAATGCCTACTCACTACTTGGCCAATGTATTCCCTGAGGGTCGAGGTTGCTAATAGAGAAAAATGGTGACACGCCATGCCAGACTCATAGCTGTTGAGGgctaggggacagagtgaggaAGAAAGGTCCTCATTTGAATTCTTTGTGTATTTGAAGAGACTATTAAATCGACTATGCCAAAtgcccccccccacctcctttttttttttttttttttttttttttgaaacagggtcttgctctatcacccaggcgggagtgtagtggcatgatcttggctcactacaacctccacctctcgagctcacgcgatcctcccatctcagcccctcaagtagctggaactacaggtgtgcaccaccatgcttggctaattttttttttttttttttttttttttttgtagagatgaggtctcactatattgcccgggatggtctcaaactcctgggctcaagtgatcctccttcctcagccttccaaaatgctgggattacaggcatgagccactgtgcccagccctcaagtttttaaacagtgatatggtgactatattctatattttccaaactaAACATCAGGACCCATGGTATCAGAAAGGCTTTTACATGCTGACATTTCCATTTTCGTAAAATGCGGATGGTTTGTGGGGGACAAGGGAAATAACAGCTAAAAACAGGAGTGTCCCAGGAAGCCAAGGTACTACGATCACCATGCCGAGTATCTTCTCCCCCGCCCCCTCAAACCACCGGATATCTGATGTTCTCCACGGCAGGAGCATTGCTCTTTTCTCATCAATAGAAATGGCAGACCTCACCCTGGCATTCCCGTAAAGATGATAAAAACCACATTGGATGCTCAGACTGGTATCTAACACTCTCAGACACATCCAATCCTCCCCTCAGGGCTCTCTTGCTTTCCTCCAGGCTTAATTGCAATACTTACTTTCACCAAATTGATTGCAGACTAACAATTTCCCCCATTTAATTTATTAAGCCACTCAGAGACATAATGACCTATTTGGGAGTTGTGTCTTCCCTGTGGAGCTCCTAGACTATGAACTCCTCTTGGCAAGAGTGAACCGAGCAGCCCCTCCCCGTGGAAGGGGCTGGACACTGGCCTGGCCCTTtgtcctcctccttttcttaatTTCCTGCCACCTATTGTCTCTCTGATAACTGCTGACAGAGGGAAGGGTGCTATTTAATTGCTTTAAAGATATCAAACAAGCCAGTTAGGAGGTTATCTCCTCCCCAACCCCTCTATTTTTCTGGCTCAAGGTTTTGTTACTTAGTTACTAGCCAAGCTGCAGAGGAAGAAGAGGTAGCCCCGTGTGGATTACAGCTCAGACTTCATTCAGCAGATGGAGGGCAGAGTCAAAATAGCCTGGGGGAGCCAAAGGCGGAATAGGAACTCGAGGTTGGCCCCTGAGTGCTGCTGGCAGCCCAAACAGCTCTTTGAAGGCCTTcaaaggtggggaggggagaagagaggaggcaTACATTTTCTGGACAAAATCAACAATCATCCTAGATGACACATTTCTGCTGTCAAGGTCCATGTTGTTCAGAGCCCACTCAGCCAGCTGCAGTAAGACAGGTGTGCCTAACGTGGGTGCATCAGTACTTTTTCCAGGCTGGGTCTGCCCTATGTGATAAGGAGGGGAAGGCTTGACAAGGAAAGTGCATGGAGGGGAATGTTGCTTTATTTGGTCATCCACATTAAAGAGCATACAGGGCtacatgtggtggctcacacctgtaatcccagcattttgggattaTTCagcctattcaggaggctgaggtgggcgattacctgaagtcaggagttcaagactggcctggccaacatggtgaaaccctgtctctactaaaattacaaaaattagccaggcatggtggcaaccgcctggagtcccagctacgcaggaggctgaggcagcagaatcacttgagcctgggaggcagaggttgctgtgagctgacatcacgccactgcactccaccttggacaacagagtgagactccgtctcaaaaaaaataaaaattaggccaggcgtggtggctcatgcctgtaatcccagcactttgggagcctgaggcgggtggatcacttgaggtcaggagtttgagactagcctgggcaacatagtgaaaccccgtctctactaaaaatacaaaacttagcagggcatggtggtgcacacctgtaatcccagctactcgggacgctgaggtacaagaatcgcttgaacctgggaggtggaggttgcagtgggccaagatcgcaccactgcactccagcctgggcaacaagagcgaaactccatctcaaaaaaaaaaaaaaaaaaaaaaaagaggtcaggcaccgtggctcacacctgtaatcccagcactttgggaggccgaggtgggtgaatcacgaggtcaggagatcaagatcatactgggtaacacagtgaaaccgcatctctactaaaactacaaaaaattagccaggcatggtggcgggtgcctgtagccccagctactcgggaggctgaggcaggagaacggtgtgaacccgggaggtggagcttgcagtgagccaagatcgtgccactgcactccagcctgggcgacagagcgagactccgtctcaaaaaagaaagaaagaaagaaggaaaggaaggaaggaaggaaggaaggaaggaaggaaggaaggaaggaaggaaggaagaacaggACTTCAAACAGAGCATACTTAGTTATGGGTCCCCTCCCCACACAGAAAAACTCCCTGGACATCAATGACTTCATCCATTCTGACTGGCAGATAGGCCACATTTCCTGACACCCTGTCTCTTCACCTTAAAAGGGTTAGCTTTCCACCACACCAGCAAAGACCCTCAGGACACACGATTCATATTCCCAGCTGAGCATCTACCCGGAGGTAAGCAGACGCTCAGGCAGCTGGGCCGTCCTTGCCCTAATCCCTCCAGTGGTGTCCACACTGAGCCCTGCAGCACTGGTAGAAGGTGGTCTTTGGCTCATCTGCAGAGTGGGTCTGAAGCTACATGTAGTAAGCACAAGGAGGTTCTCATTGAGGACATGGCTCTGCAGTAGAGTCAACATCCTCCCAGGCAGCTGCTCCCCCAAGCCCATCATCCACTTCTTTCAGCTTTGAGTACTTCCAATTTGTTACCTTGTGGGTGAAGTGCACACAGAGGCACGTGTTGCAGGCGAGGCGGTGGCAGCGCTGTCCCTCCTCCACGATCAGCCCGTCCCTGCAGCCAGGGTAGAACAGCAGCATCATCTCGGACTCTGCTGGCtccagttattattttttttaatgaaacataaATCTGGTATTAACAGTTTGAGAACTTTTAGGAAAGGAATTTGAGGGCAGAGTGGGCACTTCCtggctcttccttcttttcctggaaaccAGTCAGGTTAATGGTTTTAAACTGGAGGTGGCAACAGGCATTGTAGCAACTGTGTGGCCAGAGGATGCCGAGTTCCCCTGAGCACAATTCCACGATGCCCTCCTGATATTACTATTacctctctgcctctccctcttcccactgaCGGTAAGCAGACACAGCCCTCTTCCAGTGAGCTACCCACCCCAGCCCTTCCACTTGCATGCACATGTCTAAAAGAGATGCTGGCTCCCAGATTGACTCCTGGAACTTAAGGCAATTGCAGCTCAATTTCCATCTCACCCTGAGCTCCAGGATGCCAAGATTTAAGCCCTATCATGACCAACGTCTCAGAGAGAGATGGAAACTCCTGATCCCCATCTCACGGTGGGTACCCCAAGATACAGTTTGGCCCAGATAGAAGAGAGAGCTGGCTGCTGCTGTACCTGGTGGTTGCTTTTCCATGTCACTCATCTATCTCTAAGGCTCACCCCACCTGCCACACAGCTTCTGGACTTTTACTGTTCCCTGGTGAATTGGAAATCAGATAATAGGATGGACAAATCAAGGCAGCTCAGCTCACAGAGAAAGCTAGTTGGGgtttgctttctgttttcacATCCTCTAAAACTGTACTgaggatggtgtgtgtgtgtgtgtgtacctatgtacttggaggagggtgaggaagggGAGGCTGCAGGATTGATTATGACTTATTAAACTATTGGAAAAGAGGCTGAATCATCACAGTCAAAAATAAACAGCTGCAACTCCATGCGACTCCCACTTCTTGCCTGTTCCCCTTTGCTCCCTCACAGCATGTAGGAgagactgtgctgggtcagaccagCAGGTGCTGACTGACGTGGCTACAGCAAGGGGACCACCTGTATGGCCGCTGCACCTCCAAGCTGTGGGACGCAGGGACAGCTGGGACCAGTCGACGTCCACTGGCCCTCTGATGGCTCCTAGGACTGAATCTTGGACTCCAGGTGCGGGTTTACACGCCCTGCGCTCATTGGGAACTGCATGGAGAAGCGCTATCCCCTGAGCCCTTTTTCTCCCTACTCTTAGCCTggccctgcgccctgcgcccgggGCTGGCCCACGGTAAACACAGCTTTGCTAACTTGTTTGGCTAAGGAAATCACAGAGGTCCCGGTATAAGTCTGGGTCACCCCGGCCGCCACTCCAGCTGCCTAGAATATATGGGTGGAAGGGAATCGACTCTGTGAAATCAGAGGGAAAATAGCGCTTGTCCTTGCCATGAGTCTTGAGGAGACCGAAAACGCTTAACCTTTTACGCCCCCGCAGGCGGGTCCCCTCTCTCCCCGCTCCCCGGCTGTCTGTAAGCTCTGCCTGCGGCCACCCGCAGGCGTTTCAGCCGGTCTCACCCCTGTCCTTCTGCAGGACCCGGGAGGAGGGGTTGGGGGGGCGGAGCGAAGCCGCTGTGACGTAGCGGGAGGGGGGCGTGGGGAAATGTGCCGAGGGGCCCGGGCTGGCTGGGCCAGTCCCAGCAGCGCAGCCACCCATGCGCGCGCGCTCGCAAGACCACCAGCGCCCAGAGCCCCAGTCTGAGGCTTGGCGCCGGGGGTCTGCGGGCGAGGGGAGCTCTCTACGTGCGAGGGGCTAGCGGGAGCCGGCACAAGAGGGTCGAGGAGCCAGGAACCCCAAACGTCCGGCGCCAGGCGCTAGCCAAGCTGCTGCGCGCCCCGGCGCCCAGCTGGCTCGGGGACAGCCGCTGGGTGTCGGAGACCGGAGCTAGCGGATTGCAGCGGAAAAGCAAaggtgagggtgtgtgtgtgtgtgtgtgtgtgtgtgtgtgtgtgtgtgtgtgtgtgtgataagagAGACGGAGGGAGCGAGAAGCGCACTTGGGCACCTGTGTGCATCTGCGCTGATGGTGGTGTGCCCATCCGAGTGCCTGAGCTTAGGTCCCGGTGCGTGATTCTCCGCTCTTGTGCCTTTTGGGGTGATTGTAGTAGGAATGAACGACAACGGGTACCCCTGCCTGAGTAAGGGGGCTGTGGGTAGAGTGTGCTGGAACGGACGTGTCCTCGCAGCCTCATGCCCGTGTGCGTGGCGTGTGCCCTTTAGCCCGAGATTTCAGGTAGCTGCGACGGGTGACAACTTCTCTCCCAGCCCCCTGCAAAAGAGACCTGGCGCGAGGGGAGCGAGGCCGTGAGGTGCCAGCTGGGGCTCCTGCGGGAGCGCACCCGGAGATCCGAGCCTGCCAGAGGCAGGCGGCGGGCGCAGAGCGGAGAAAGAGGGGCTTCTCTCCCTAGACGCTGAACGATCTAGGATCCGTCCCCGTCCCCCACCTCGGGACAGAAAGGACAGTTTGTCTAGGTTTGGAGAGAAAAAACCACTGCATAGCCCGTGCCCGAAAGCCGCTGGCCAAGTCCCCCAAGCGACTGTCTTCTGCGCCCCGATGTCTCTGTCCTCAGCGCCCCCCACACCCGGCACCCCTGCTGTGCGTTTCGATACTGGGCGTGCTGGCGCCACAATCTCCGCTCTTGCCTCGTCTTCCTGGAAATGGCACAGAGTTCTTTGGGAAGCCCTTGCTCTGAGGATCAGCGAGTTGGATGGCCAGGAGGAGGACTTTCTGTGCCAGCCGGGAGCACCGGCTCCGCGGTCCTGACACTCGCCCCTCCATTTCTCAACCCCGTAGGTCAGCACCGCCCCGGCTTTTCCCAGGCGCTCACGCGCCGCGGTGGCCCTCAGGGGCTTTTGTCACCCTGCCAGTGGGGGCTCTCGCTCTAGCCGCACAGAGACCAAGCCGGGTTCTGCAGGCCCTGAGGGAGGCGGGGGGTGGGAAGTGAATGCGGGAAACATGATGGGGAGAGGAGAAACTGAAGCTGAGTAGGATTTAGGACCTCCCCTGATGTCGGGTCGCCATCCCAACACTCATTTCTTGGGCTGGTAATCACAGCCCCTATGTAAaaggggcgggggggggggcggcAGGTGCGTGAGACCATTCTCACCCTCCTCTCTACAGAGCCTGGACATGGTTCAGAGGAAACCAACCACTAGCCATTTCCAGCATCTAACAATTCTTGGGCTGGAAAAACAAAGAATGCAGAAAATGAAACTTCCTTGTACATTTAATTTAACCACAATTCAACTAGAATTGGCTGCCTGGCATTGGAATATTCTTTctctgaaacaaaaatgaaacagaagtCTCTGGAAGACCTTAAGCGGCTGACTTCTTTGTTAAATAAGACTCCCCATGATTTAAGCTCATTTCTTGCTTACAGGAGCCGTCCCACTCTCAGCCGGCTCCCTAgcctcccacctccaccaccttcACCAAGACTCTGAACCCTGTCTGTTGCTACCATTAAGCAATTCTGTCCTGTTGACTGAAACTCCAGTTAAAATGACCGAGTTAGGGCTGGAAAGCAACACTCAACCCTCCCTTATACTCCCTGCACCATCGTCGTTCCTAGCCCAAAAACTCTTAGACAGGGGCTCTGCCAACCCAGGGGGATTCCGTGTTACTCAGACATTGGAGTGTGACCATTCATGTTATATAGATGGGCCCCTGGAAATCCCCATGATAAGGTACACTCTGATTGCAGGCAGCTTGAATAGGATTCTGGCTCTGTAGAATTAAACCAACTGACAAGATGGTTAGAAGTGATAACGAAACTACCCAAGTTAATCCAGGGATACTAACCACAGTTTCTGTACAGCTTCTGTTTTAATTGCTGCCAGTCTATGCTTTTTTACGCAATGCAGACATGAAATTCCAGGTGCCTCAAATACTTCACAAAATGGTCAGCCACAAAGCCCAGATCTCACTTCACAGACAGTTGTGTGGTAGGGAAATGAGCACAGAAGGAACGAGCAATGCACCTGGCAGTTCAGAATCAATCAGAAGCAAAGGTGAGCAAGGATCCTCAAGTACTTGTTGCTGGCCAAGTCTCCTTTAACTCATCTGCAGTCTTTCCAAGGATTAAGAAGTAATCTTCCATCTACACCCAGGCACCAGGAAAAGGACCTAGCTCAGGGGAAATGTGTCAGCCAAGTGAATTAGTCCCACTCTGCTGAACACACCACCCTCTGAACATCTCGCCTCTTCCTTGATTGGCCTCTTTGCTGTCCTCCTGCTTCACTCTTCATATACCCAAGACCCAGCTCAAACATTTCTCTTTGGAAGCCTCCTCTGAGTCCCCCAGGAAAGGAAGTCATCCTTAAGTCCTTCGTTTCTCTCTCGTGCAATGCCCACCCTATATGAGCTGGCTTCCTTTCCCATCTCCCCTTTTAAATTATCACCTCCTAGAGGGCACTGGCCAAGTTTGTTCATTTCTACATCCCTGCTGTCAGCACAAAGAAGCCTCCTCTCCAGGCCCCCAACCCCCGTGATATTTTTTGAATGGCTGTATATCAATCATTTAATTATGGAATGAACTATTGTTTCAGATCTTAAGCCAAGCCAACAGTGCTCCAattattttctcagcaaggaagtAACATGGGAGTCAGTTGCTTCAAACCAAAGCCCAGTTATCAGCCGTTCGGTCTCTAGGCCACTGAGGAGCAGAGGGGATGCCTTGAGACGTGCAAAAGACTTGGGGCCAGGTGGCCTGTGTTCACATCCCAGCTCCACCAATTATGTACAAGAGAATGGAGTGAGCTTCTTAAACTgtcttaagcctcagtttccacatctctaAAATAGGGGTAATTATCCTACCACCTAGGACAGTTGGGGAGATCAAGGGAATCGTGAGTGTGAATGAATTATATCAGTACTGGAAGCCTTCTGCTTACTTCTGTGAAAGAGCTTGTGTCCCACACCTGCTTCCCATTTTTGTCCGTAATTAGAAAATGGCAGGCAAATTCTCTGGAGTGTTACAGCACTTGGGAGCAGCATCCCCTTAGGGACTTTGGGAAAGAGCTCTTGAGGAAGTCAAGCATTAGGtattggaaaacaaaaatagaagaaaaacaaaaaataaactgaagcctacatttcaaaaatgaaagcaaaccagacttttatttttaatactgaaGACTATAAATTGTTTCACCACGTAGGTAGATTTCAATAAATCAGAGATAATGAGATGGTAGAGGAAAACATGGGGGGAAACAACTTAAGAGGTTCCCATTATGAGCCCAATGCAAGGCTAGGCATTTTCACATACATTCCATCATTTAACCTTCATGACACCCCCATGTGAAGAAATAAGAGTCAGAACCATTAAGGACCAGGCATGTGGTCACACGGGCTCAGCCGTGGAACCCGGTTTGTTCTACCTCTAGAGTCTGGGTTTTTTCCACTATGGCATTTTCAGAACGGAAAGACTCCAAGGCGGTCAGCAAGTCAGCATAGATTTCCTGGTAGGGAAGAGGCCAGGAATGTCAGTGTCAGACCCTTCTGAGGTCAGGCGCTGAACTTCTCCAAGCTCTGCCTTTCTGCAGTTTAAATCAGTCAACTTCTTAGGGGTCAAAGTATGTGCTTTTTGAAGCCACAGCCCTCCCCGACATGTGCGTCAGCAGATGATGGCTGAACCCAAACCCTTCCCTACTATTGGAAAAACAACTCAAAAAGTCTGCACACTGATGAGGAACTCTAGAGCTTAATGTTGATGTGGaaagataatacatttttcaATTTAAGAGTATGTCTGAGAGGCTAAACCAGAAATGTGTAAATTTGGTGAGAGTTTAAACAGCTTGTGACCGACGGGCcaatcttccttttttccttccagatGTCACACTGGATCCTTGGCCTCCAGGGTCCATTAAGGTGAGAATAAGATCTCTGGGCTGGCTGGAACTAGCCTAAAACTGAAAAGCAGCCATGGACATGGCGGATGAGCCACTCAATGGAAGCCACACATGgctatccattccatttgacCTCAATGGCTCTGTGGTGTCAACCAACACCTCAAACCAGACAGAGCCGTACTATGACCTGACAAGCAATGCAGTCCTCACATTCATCTATTTTGTGGTCTGCATCATTGGGTTGTGTGGCAACACACTTGTCATTTACGTCATCCTCCGCTATGCCAAGATGAAGACCATCACCAACATTTACATCCTCAACCTGGCCATCGCAGATGAGCTCTTCATGCTGGGTCTGCCTTTCTTAGCTATGCAGGTGGCTCTGGTCCACTGGCCCTTTGGCAAGGCCATTTGCCGGGTGGTCATGACTGTGGATGGCATCAATCAGTTCACCAGCATCTTCTGCCTGACAGTCATGAGCATCGACCGATACCTGGCTGTGGTCCACCCCATCAAGTCGGCCAAGTGGAGGAGACCCCGGACGGCCAAGATGATCACCATGGCTGTGTGGGGAGTCTCTCTGCTGGTCATCTTGCCCATCATGATATATGCTGGGCTCCGGAGCAACCAGTGGGGGAGAAGCAGCTGCACCATCAACTGGCCAGGTGAATCTGGGGCTTGGTACACAGGGTTCATCATCTACACTTTCATTCTGGGGTTCCTGGTACCCCTCACCATCATCTGTCTTTGCTACCTGTTCATTATCATCAAGGTGAAGTCCTCTGGAATCCGAGTGGGCTCCTCTAAGAGGAAGAAGTCTGAGAAGAAGGTCACCCGAATGGTGTCCATCGTGGTGGCTGTCTTCATCTTCTGCTGGCTTCCCTTCTACATATTCAACGTTTCTTCCGTCTCCATGGCCAtcagccccaccccagcccttaAAGGCATGTTTGACTTTGTGGTGGTCCTAACCTATGCTAACAGCTGTGCCAACCCTATCCTATATGCCTTCTTGTCTGACAACTTCAAGAAGAGCTTCCAGAATGTCCTCTGCTTGGTCAAGGTGAGCGGCACAGATGATGGGGAGCGGAGTGACAGTAAGCAGGACAAATCCCGGCTGAATGAGACCACGGAGACCCAGAGGACCCTCCTCAATGGAGACCTCCAAACCAGTATCTGAACTGCTTGGGGGGTGGGAAAAAACCAAGCCATGCTCTGTCTACTGGCAATGGGCTCCCTACCCGCACCggcttccttcctcccacccctcacACCTGGCTTCTAGAATAGAGGATTGCTCAGCATGAGTCCAATTCAGAGAACGGTGTTTGAGTCAGCTTGTCTGATTGAATGATAATGTGCTAAACTGATTACCTCCCCCTTAAAGCGAACACTGAAATGCAGGTAGACAATTCAAAGTCTGGAGAAGAGGGATCATGCCTGGATATGATctttagaaacaacaaaaatagaaaaaaataagtatctgtgtgtttgtgtatttaaaaCTCAATATGTAATCTTGTGTTTTTATATGTATACTTGTATATTCCTATTTATTCTCTGTATAGGCATTACCTACGCTCCTGTGTTTACATACACAAGTAGCAAATTCGAGTATGCATAGTGTAGATGGACATTTGCCACAATACACTGCCCGCAGAAATGGACTTACCGTGAAGCCAATAAAGTTCAAGCTTCAGGGATCTCTCTCGCACGGGCCTTGCCAAGGCCCAGGTGGGACTTGGGCAGTATGTTCATGTGGTCATATGTTTTTGTAAAAAATTGTGAAAGTAAGATatgtttgtattgtttttcttaaagAGGAACCTCGTATAAGCTTCAAGCCTCACAAACCTTCTAGCCTCTGCCCTTGGGGATTTGCTTCATTAATTTCAGGCAAGTGAGGTCAATGTaagaagggaaagggagaagatATTTGAAGAACCAGAACGTAAATTCATGTGTTTCCACTTCTCAGATATAGTCAGAGAATTATTCATTTGCCCAAAAGGACTTAAGTGGTTGTGGTCATCCATCATTGTATTTATCAAGACAAAGCCAACTTTGTTATAAGATTGcattttttgcttttcaaattgcTTTAGTTTTTCTTAGGGAGCtatgagggggaaaaaatcacTAACATGAAAGGCAAAAAATGGACTATGATTCCTGTGGGGAAACAATTTCATTCTCTCCATCGTGAAAATAAGTGAATAAGAGTGAAGCAAAATTACACCTTTATGAGAAaccataaaattgtttttatttttcaggccAGACATAGCTTCctaatgaaagaaaatggaaatgtaatTCAACGACTCCTCAAAGGGGACTTTAGAGGACTTCATACAAAGCTGGGCATTAAGAAAACCACAAtgcatggccgggcgtggtggcttacgcctgtaatcccagcactttgggaggccgaggtgggtggatcacccgaggtcaggagttcgagaccagcctggccaacatggtgaaatcccatcactactaaatatatgtaaattagtcgggcgtggtggcacgtgcctgtaatcctagctgctcgggaggctgaggcaggagaatcacttgaacttgggaggtggaggttgcagtacgctgagattgtgccactgcactccagcctgggcaacaagagcaaaactcagtctcaaaaaaaaaaaaaaaaaaaaaaggaaaaccacaaTGCGTACTAAAGACCAGAAGACATTGTTCATAAAACAAAAGCACCCTCAGCTGCCAATGAATATGCAGCGTGCAGGGGGTGTGGTGTGAGTGTTGATGGGGAACCACCTCTCGGAGATAC is a window encoding:
- the LOC129394358 gene encoding LOW QUALITY PROTEIN: DNA-directed RNA polymerase III subunit RPC10-like (The sequence of the model RefSeq protein was modified relative to this genomic sequence to represent the inferred CDS: substituted 2 bases at 2 genomic stop codons); translated protein: MLLFYPGCRDGLIVEEGQRCHRLACNTCLCVHFTHKVTNWKYSKLKEVDDGLGGAAAWEDVDSTAEPCPQXEPPCAYYMXLQTHSADEPKTTFYQCCRAQCGHHWRD
- the SSTR2 gene encoding somatostatin receptor type 2 → MDMADEPLNGSHTWLSIPFDLNGSVVSTNTSNQTEPYYDLTSNAVLTFIYFVVCIIGLCGNTLVIYVILRYAKMKTITNIYILNLAIADELFMLGLPFLAMQVALVHWPFGKAICRVVMTVDGINQFTSIFCLTVMSIDRYLAVVHPIKSAKWRRPRTAKMITMAVWGVSLLVILPIMIYAGLRSNQWGRSSCTINWPGESGAWYTGFIIYTFILGFLVPLTIICLCYLFIIIKVKSSGIRVGSSKRKKSEKKVTRMVSIVVAVFIFCWLPFYIFNVSSVSMAISPTPALKGMFDFVVVLTYANSCANPILYAFLSDNFKKSFQNVLCLVKVSGTDDGERSDSKQDKSRLNETTETQRTLLNGDLQTSI